Proteins from one Falco naumanni isolate bFalNau1 chromosome 10, bFalNau1.pat, whole genome shotgun sequence genomic window:
- the LOC121095038 gene encoding activity-dependent neuroprotector homeobox protein isoform X1, with amino-acid sequence MEYCMLGTSAFHKVQQQLMMPRKAFLSQKEKQARARERDMLKKRRRRQDYLKRSVEPQKNAETIKWHRDDEKRRENEQVKDKDIKKRWRQDERERRKNVDAMNWRREDEKRENERETMFQLPVNNLGSLRKARKTVKKILSDIGLEYCKEHIEDFKQFEPNDFYLKNTTWEDVGLWDPSLTKNQDYRTKPFCCSACPFSSKFFSAYKSHFRNVHSEDFENRILLNCPYCTFNADKKTLETHIKIFHAPNANTPSGGISTFKDKNKHDSLKPKQADSVEQAVYYCKKCTYRDPLYEIVRKHIYREHFQHVAAPYVAKGGEKSLNGAVPLSSSTREEGSIHCKRCLFMPKSYEALVQHVIEDHERIGYQVTAMIGHTNVVVPRSKPLMLIAPKPQDKKPMGLPQRMGPLSPGSVRSLSSQQMMNRLTIPKPTLNSAGVNMMSNVHLQQNNYGVKSVPPSYVGQPGGRLNLSGNAPVSIPQQSQTMKQFSASGNGRPYTLGGEQRSQASARYSLQSANSSSLSSAQLKQTSLSQSQAASRVLGQSGSKSPVAATGPSAVNTSSTQKWKICTICNELFPENVYSVHFEKEHKAEKVPAVANYIMKIHNFTSKCLYCNRYLPTDTLLNHMLIHGLSCPYCRSTFNDVEKMAAHMRMVHVDEEMGPKTDSTLTFDLTLQQGSHTNIHLLVTTYNLRDAPAESVAYHAQNTPPVPPKPQPKIQEKSDVPVKSSPQAAVPYKKDVGKTLCPLCFSILKGPISDALAHHLRERHQVIQTVHPVEKKLTYKCIHCLGVYTSNMTASTITLHLVHCRGVGKTQNGQDKGTSSSRLSQSPAVAPVKRTYEHMEFSLMKKRKMDDDDSPSAFEEKPEEPVVLALDPKGHEDDSYEARKTFLTKYFNKQPYPTRREIEKLAASLWLWKSDIASHFSNKRKKCVRDCEKYKPGVLLGFNMKELNKVKHEMDFDAEWLFENHDEKNSRVNVSKTVDKKISLEKDNESSSDSYENIEEEYNESGSPFGQHISDMGGKTSSDSIAENPEDSISKEIIEESTLQSPEKSDQKQEESAKYEEIISAEEPAKLVGDVSDSEGDQDDQDDAVEWKDGASQSESGPGSQQVSDFEDNTSEVKPEVWTDESSQSEDAGSSKPTVETKEGGSESDEEQSKWKNRSYGKVEEFWSKDQSQWKNASEIEESLSNQQMEWQNSTIDSEDGDQFDSVTDGVAEPMHSSLTGVELSSQQA; translated from the exons AAACTATGTTCCAACTTCCTGTCAACAACCTTGGCAGTTTAAGAAAGGCCCggaaaactgtgaaaaaaatacttagtgACATTGGTTTGGAATACTGTAAAGAACATATAGAA GATTTTAAGCAGTTTGAACCTAAtgacttttatttgaaaaacactaCATGGGAAGATGTAGGATTGTGGGACCCATCGCTTACAAAAAATCAG gaCTATCGGACAAAGCCCTTTTGCTGCAGTGCGTGTCCATTTTCCTCAAAGTTCTTTTCAGCCTACAAAAGCCACTTCCGGAATGTTCACAGTGAAGACTTTGAAAATAGGATTCTCCTTAATTGTCCTTACTGTACTTTCAATGCGGACAAAAAGACTTTGGAAACgcacattaaaatatttcatgctCCAAACGCCAATACACCGAGTGGAGGCATCAGcacttttaaagataaaaacaaacatgatAGCCTTAAACCTAAGCAGGCTGACAGTGTAGAACAAGCTGTTTATTACTGTAAGAAGTGCACTTACCGCGATCCTCTGTATGAAATAGTTAGAAAGCACATTTACAGGGAACATTTTCAGCATGTTGCTGCTCCTTACGTAGCAAAGGGAGGTGAAAAGTCACTCAATGGTGCAGTTCCGTTAAGTTCCAGTACCCGAGAGGAGGGTAGTATTCACTGCAAAAGATGCCTTTTTATGCCGAAATCATATGAAGCTTTAGTACAGCATGTTATCGAAGACCATGAACGTATAGGATATCAGGTAACAGCAATGATAGGTCACACTAATGTAGTGGTTCCAAGATCTAAACCTTTGATGCTAATAGCTCCAAAACCACAGGATAAAAAGCCTATGGGACTCCCTCAGAGGATGGGTCCCCTTTCCCCTGGAAGCGTTCGATCTCTTTCGTCCCAGCAGATGATGAACAGACTCACTATACCAAAGCCTACATTAAATTCCGCAGGAGTGAATATGATGTCAAATGTTCACCTACAACAGAACAATTACGGAGTCAAATCAGTACCGCCAAGTTACGTTGGTCAGCCAGGGGGAAGGCTAAACTTAAGTGGTAACGCACCAGTTTCTATTCCACAACAATCGCAGACAATGAAACAGTTTTCAGCAAGTGGAAATGGAAGGCCTTATACTCTTGGAGGGGAGCAGCGATCACAGGCCTCAGCCAGATACTCTCTTCAGTCTGCCAATTCATCTTCTCTTTCGTCAGCTCAGTTGAAACAGACGTCATTATCACAGTCACAGGCAGCTTCGAGAGTATTAGGTCAGTCTGGCTCCAAATCTCCTGTAGCTGCTACAGGTCCTTCTGCTGTCAATACATCATCCACACAGAAGTGGAAAATCTGTACAATCTGTAATGAGCTGTTTCCTGAAAATGTGTATAGTGTCCACTTTGAAAAGGAGCACAAGGCTGAAAAGGTGCCTGCAGTAGCTAACtatataatgaaaatacacaatttCACTAGCAAGTGTCTATACTGTAATCGCTATTTACCCACTGATACATTGCTTAATCATATGTTAATACATGGTCTGTCTTGTCCGTATTGCCGTTCAACCTTCAATGATGTGGAAAAGATGGCTGCTCATATGCGAATGGTTCACGTTGATGAAGAAATGGGACCTAAAACCGATTCCACTCTAACGTTTGATTTGACGTTGCAGCAGGGTAGTCACACGAACATACATCTTCTCGTAACAACCTACAACCTGAGAGATGCTCCTGCTGAATCTGTAGCTTACCATGCTCAGAATACCCCCCCGGTTCCTCCAAAACCACAGCCGAAAATCCAGGAGAAGTCTGACGTACCTGTAAAAAGTTCTCCACAAGCAGCAGTTCCCTACAAAAAAGATGTGGGGAAAACTCTCTGTCCTCTGTGCTTTTCAATCCTAAAAGGACCCATCTCTGATGCACTTGCACATCATCTACGGGAGAGGCATCAAGTAATTCAGACGGTTCATCCAGTCGAGAAAAAGCTAACCTACAAATGCATCCATTGCCTTGGTGTATATACTAGTAACATGACTGCCTCAACTATCACACTGCACCTTGTTCACTGCAGAGGTGTTGGGAAGACACAGAATGGCCAGGACAAAGGCACGTCGTCATCTCGGCTAAGCCAGTCTCCAGCTGTCGCACCTGTGAAACGTACTTACGAACACATGGAATTCTCGCtaatgaagaagaggaaaatggatGACGATGACTCCCCCTCTGCCTTTGAGGAAAAGCCCGAAGAACCTGTAGTTCTAGCATTAGACCCCAAGGGTCATGAAGACGATTCCTATGAAgccaggaaaacatttcttacaaaatattttaataagcaaCCATATCCCACTAGGAGAGAGATCGAAAAGCTGGCTGCCAGTTTGTGGCTATGGAAATCTGATATTGCGTCTCATTTCAgtaacaaaaggaagaaatgtgttAGAGATTGTGAAAAATACAAACCTGGTGTGCTGCTTGGTTTCAATATGAAAGAGTTAAACAAAGTCAAACATGAAATGGATTTTGATGCTGAATGGCTGTTTGAAAACCACGATGAAAAGAATTCCAGAGTCAATGTTAGTAAGACTGttgataaaaaaataagcttgGAAAAAGACAATGAAAGTTCCTCAGACAGCTATGAAAATATAGAAGAGGAGTACAATGAAAGTGGCAGTCCGTTTGGTCAGCACATTTCTGACATGGGTGGGAAAACCTCTTCTGATAGCATAGCAGAGAACCCGGAGGACAGCATATCCAAGGAAATCATTGAAGAAAGTACACTGCAGTCTCCAGAGAAGTCTGATCAAAAACAAGAGGAAAGTGCTAAGTACGAAGAGattatttctgctgaagaacCAGCAAAACTGGTAGGTGATGTTTCAGATAGCGAAGGTGACCAGGATGATCAAGATGATGCTGTTGAATGGAAAGATGGAGCTTCACAGTCTGAAAGTGGGCCTGGTTCTCAGCAGGTTTCTGATTTTGAAGACAATACATCAGAAGTAAAGCCAGAAGTGTGGACGGATGAATCCTCCCAAAGTGAAGATGCCGGCAGCAGTAAACCGACAGTTGAGACAAAAGAGGGTGGATCTGAAAGTGATGAAGAGCAGTCAAAGTGGAAGAATCGTTCCTATGGAAAAGTAGAAGAGTTTTGGTCTAAGGACCAGTCGCAATGGAAAAATGCATCAGAGATTGAGGAGAGCTTGTCGAATCAGCAGATGGAATGGCAGAATAGCACAATTGACAGTGAGGATGGAGATCAGTTTGACAGCGTGACTGATGGAGTAGCAGAACCAATGCATAGCAGCTTAACTGGTGTGGAGCTGAGCAGCCAGCAAGCGTGA
- the LOC121095038 gene encoding activity-dependent neuroprotector homeobox protein isoform X2 — protein MMPRKAFLSQKEKQARARERDMLKKRRRRQDYLKRSVEPQKNAETIKWHRDDEKRRENEQVKDKDIKKRWRQDERERRKNVDAMNWRREDEKRENERETMFQLPVNNLGSLRKARKTVKKILSDIGLEYCKEHIEDFKQFEPNDFYLKNTTWEDVGLWDPSLTKNQDYRTKPFCCSACPFSSKFFSAYKSHFRNVHSEDFENRILLNCPYCTFNADKKTLETHIKIFHAPNANTPSGGISTFKDKNKHDSLKPKQADSVEQAVYYCKKCTYRDPLYEIVRKHIYREHFQHVAAPYVAKGGEKSLNGAVPLSSSTREEGSIHCKRCLFMPKSYEALVQHVIEDHERIGYQVTAMIGHTNVVVPRSKPLMLIAPKPQDKKPMGLPQRMGPLSPGSVRSLSSQQMMNRLTIPKPTLNSAGVNMMSNVHLQQNNYGVKSVPPSYVGQPGGRLNLSGNAPVSIPQQSQTMKQFSASGNGRPYTLGGEQRSQASARYSLQSANSSSLSSAQLKQTSLSQSQAASRVLGQSGSKSPVAATGPSAVNTSSTQKWKICTICNELFPENVYSVHFEKEHKAEKVPAVANYIMKIHNFTSKCLYCNRYLPTDTLLNHMLIHGLSCPYCRSTFNDVEKMAAHMRMVHVDEEMGPKTDSTLTFDLTLQQGSHTNIHLLVTTYNLRDAPAESVAYHAQNTPPVPPKPQPKIQEKSDVPVKSSPQAAVPYKKDVGKTLCPLCFSILKGPISDALAHHLRERHQVIQTVHPVEKKLTYKCIHCLGVYTSNMTASTITLHLVHCRGVGKTQNGQDKGTSSSRLSQSPAVAPVKRTYEHMEFSLMKKRKMDDDDSPSAFEEKPEEPVVLALDPKGHEDDSYEARKTFLTKYFNKQPYPTRREIEKLAASLWLWKSDIASHFSNKRKKCVRDCEKYKPGVLLGFNMKELNKVKHEMDFDAEWLFENHDEKNSRVNVSKTVDKKISLEKDNESSSDSYENIEEEYNESGSPFGQHISDMGGKTSSDSIAENPEDSISKEIIEESTLQSPEKSDQKQEESAKYEEIISAEEPAKLVGDVSDSEGDQDDQDDAVEWKDGASQSESGPGSQQVSDFEDNTSEVKPEVWTDESSQSEDAGSSKPTVETKEGGSESDEEQSKWKNRSYGKVEEFWSKDQSQWKNASEIEESLSNQQMEWQNSTIDSEDGDQFDSVTDGVAEPMHSSLTGVELSSQQA, from the exons AAACTATGTTCCAACTTCCTGTCAACAACCTTGGCAGTTTAAGAAAGGCCCggaaaactgtgaaaaaaatacttagtgACATTGGTTTGGAATACTGTAAAGAACATATAGAA GATTTTAAGCAGTTTGAACCTAAtgacttttatttgaaaaacactaCATGGGAAGATGTAGGATTGTGGGACCCATCGCTTACAAAAAATCAG gaCTATCGGACAAAGCCCTTTTGCTGCAGTGCGTGTCCATTTTCCTCAAAGTTCTTTTCAGCCTACAAAAGCCACTTCCGGAATGTTCACAGTGAAGACTTTGAAAATAGGATTCTCCTTAATTGTCCTTACTGTACTTTCAATGCGGACAAAAAGACTTTGGAAACgcacattaaaatatttcatgctCCAAACGCCAATACACCGAGTGGAGGCATCAGcacttttaaagataaaaacaaacatgatAGCCTTAAACCTAAGCAGGCTGACAGTGTAGAACAAGCTGTTTATTACTGTAAGAAGTGCACTTACCGCGATCCTCTGTATGAAATAGTTAGAAAGCACATTTACAGGGAACATTTTCAGCATGTTGCTGCTCCTTACGTAGCAAAGGGAGGTGAAAAGTCACTCAATGGTGCAGTTCCGTTAAGTTCCAGTACCCGAGAGGAGGGTAGTATTCACTGCAAAAGATGCCTTTTTATGCCGAAATCATATGAAGCTTTAGTACAGCATGTTATCGAAGACCATGAACGTATAGGATATCAGGTAACAGCAATGATAGGTCACACTAATGTAGTGGTTCCAAGATCTAAACCTTTGATGCTAATAGCTCCAAAACCACAGGATAAAAAGCCTATGGGACTCCCTCAGAGGATGGGTCCCCTTTCCCCTGGAAGCGTTCGATCTCTTTCGTCCCAGCAGATGATGAACAGACTCACTATACCAAAGCCTACATTAAATTCCGCAGGAGTGAATATGATGTCAAATGTTCACCTACAACAGAACAATTACGGAGTCAAATCAGTACCGCCAAGTTACGTTGGTCAGCCAGGGGGAAGGCTAAACTTAAGTGGTAACGCACCAGTTTCTATTCCACAACAATCGCAGACAATGAAACAGTTTTCAGCAAGTGGAAATGGAAGGCCTTATACTCTTGGAGGGGAGCAGCGATCACAGGCCTCAGCCAGATACTCTCTTCAGTCTGCCAATTCATCTTCTCTTTCGTCAGCTCAGTTGAAACAGACGTCATTATCACAGTCACAGGCAGCTTCGAGAGTATTAGGTCAGTCTGGCTCCAAATCTCCTGTAGCTGCTACAGGTCCTTCTGCTGTCAATACATCATCCACACAGAAGTGGAAAATCTGTACAATCTGTAATGAGCTGTTTCCTGAAAATGTGTATAGTGTCCACTTTGAAAAGGAGCACAAGGCTGAAAAGGTGCCTGCAGTAGCTAACtatataatgaaaatacacaatttCACTAGCAAGTGTCTATACTGTAATCGCTATTTACCCACTGATACATTGCTTAATCATATGTTAATACATGGTCTGTCTTGTCCGTATTGCCGTTCAACCTTCAATGATGTGGAAAAGATGGCTGCTCATATGCGAATGGTTCACGTTGATGAAGAAATGGGACCTAAAACCGATTCCACTCTAACGTTTGATTTGACGTTGCAGCAGGGTAGTCACACGAACATACATCTTCTCGTAACAACCTACAACCTGAGAGATGCTCCTGCTGAATCTGTAGCTTACCATGCTCAGAATACCCCCCCGGTTCCTCCAAAACCACAGCCGAAAATCCAGGAGAAGTCTGACGTACCTGTAAAAAGTTCTCCACAAGCAGCAGTTCCCTACAAAAAAGATGTGGGGAAAACTCTCTGTCCTCTGTGCTTTTCAATCCTAAAAGGACCCATCTCTGATGCACTTGCACATCATCTACGGGAGAGGCATCAAGTAATTCAGACGGTTCATCCAGTCGAGAAAAAGCTAACCTACAAATGCATCCATTGCCTTGGTGTATATACTAGTAACATGACTGCCTCAACTATCACACTGCACCTTGTTCACTGCAGAGGTGTTGGGAAGACACAGAATGGCCAGGACAAAGGCACGTCGTCATCTCGGCTAAGCCAGTCTCCAGCTGTCGCACCTGTGAAACGTACTTACGAACACATGGAATTCTCGCtaatgaagaagaggaaaatggatGACGATGACTCCCCCTCTGCCTTTGAGGAAAAGCCCGAAGAACCTGTAGTTCTAGCATTAGACCCCAAGGGTCATGAAGACGATTCCTATGAAgccaggaaaacatttcttacaaaatattttaataagcaaCCATATCCCACTAGGAGAGAGATCGAAAAGCTGGCTGCCAGTTTGTGGCTATGGAAATCTGATATTGCGTCTCATTTCAgtaacaaaaggaagaaatgtgttAGAGATTGTGAAAAATACAAACCTGGTGTGCTGCTTGGTTTCAATATGAAAGAGTTAAACAAAGTCAAACATGAAATGGATTTTGATGCTGAATGGCTGTTTGAAAACCACGATGAAAAGAATTCCAGAGTCAATGTTAGTAAGACTGttgataaaaaaataagcttgGAAAAAGACAATGAAAGTTCCTCAGACAGCTATGAAAATATAGAAGAGGAGTACAATGAAAGTGGCAGTCCGTTTGGTCAGCACATTTCTGACATGGGTGGGAAAACCTCTTCTGATAGCATAGCAGAGAACCCGGAGGACAGCATATCCAAGGAAATCATTGAAGAAAGTACACTGCAGTCTCCAGAGAAGTCTGATCAAAAACAAGAGGAAAGTGCTAAGTACGAAGAGattatttctgctgaagaacCAGCAAAACTGGTAGGTGATGTTTCAGATAGCGAAGGTGACCAGGATGATCAAGATGATGCTGTTGAATGGAAAGATGGAGCTTCACAGTCTGAAAGTGGGCCTGGTTCTCAGCAGGTTTCTGATTTTGAAGACAATACATCAGAAGTAAAGCCAGAAGTGTGGACGGATGAATCCTCCCAAAGTGAAGATGCCGGCAGCAGTAAACCGACAGTTGAGACAAAAGAGGGTGGATCTGAAAGTGATGAAGAGCAGTCAAAGTGGAAGAATCGTTCCTATGGAAAAGTAGAAGAGTTTTGGTCTAAGGACCAGTCGCAATGGAAAAATGCATCAGAGATTGAGGAGAGCTTGTCGAATCAGCAGATGGAATGGCAGAATAGCACAATTGACAGTGAGGATGGAGATCAGTTTGACAGCGTGACTGATGGAGTAGCAGAACCAATGCATAGCAGCTTAACTGGTGTGGAGCTGAGCAGCCAGCAAGCGTGA
- the LOC121095038 gene encoding activity-dependent neuroprotector homeobox protein isoform X3 produces the protein MSLRRPSTINFGETMFQLPVNNLGSLRKARKTVKKILSDIGLEYCKEHIEDFKQFEPNDFYLKNTTWEDVGLWDPSLTKNQDYRTKPFCCSACPFSSKFFSAYKSHFRNVHSEDFENRILLNCPYCTFNADKKTLETHIKIFHAPNANTPSGGISTFKDKNKHDSLKPKQADSVEQAVYYCKKCTYRDPLYEIVRKHIYREHFQHVAAPYVAKGGEKSLNGAVPLSSSTREEGSIHCKRCLFMPKSYEALVQHVIEDHERIGYQVTAMIGHTNVVVPRSKPLMLIAPKPQDKKPMGLPQRMGPLSPGSVRSLSSQQMMNRLTIPKPTLNSAGVNMMSNVHLQQNNYGVKSVPPSYVGQPGGRLNLSGNAPVSIPQQSQTMKQFSASGNGRPYTLGGEQRSQASARYSLQSANSSSLSSAQLKQTSLSQSQAASRVLGQSGSKSPVAATGPSAVNTSSTQKWKICTICNELFPENVYSVHFEKEHKAEKVPAVANYIMKIHNFTSKCLYCNRYLPTDTLLNHMLIHGLSCPYCRSTFNDVEKMAAHMRMVHVDEEMGPKTDSTLTFDLTLQQGSHTNIHLLVTTYNLRDAPAESVAYHAQNTPPVPPKPQPKIQEKSDVPVKSSPQAAVPYKKDVGKTLCPLCFSILKGPISDALAHHLRERHQVIQTVHPVEKKLTYKCIHCLGVYTSNMTASTITLHLVHCRGVGKTQNGQDKGTSSSRLSQSPAVAPVKRTYEHMEFSLMKKRKMDDDDSPSAFEEKPEEPVVLALDPKGHEDDSYEARKTFLTKYFNKQPYPTRREIEKLAASLWLWKSDIASHFSNKRKKCVRDCEKYKPGVLLGFNMKELNKVKHEMDFDAEWLFENHDEKNSRVNVSKTVDKKISLEKDNESSSDSYENIEEEYNESGSPFGQHISDMGGKTSSDSIAENPEDSISKEIIEESTLQSPEKSDQKQEESAKYEEIISAEEPAKLVGDVSDSEGDQDDQDDAVEWKDGASQSESGPGSQQVSDFEDNTSEVKPEVWTDESSQSEDAGSSKPTVETKEGGSESDEEQSKWKNRSYGKVEEFWSKDQSQWKNASEIEESLSNQQMEWQNSTIDSEDGDQFDSVTDGVAEPMHSSLTGVELSSQQA, from the exons AAACTATGTTCCAACTTCCTGTCAACAACCTTGGCAGTTTAAGAAAGGCCCggaaaactgtgaaaaaaatacttagtgACATTGGTTTGGAATACTGTAAAGAACATATAGAA GATTTTAAGCAGTTTGAACCTAAtgacttttatttgaaaaacactaCATGGGAAGATGTAGGATTGTGGGACCCATCGCTTACAAAAAATCAG gaCTATCGGACAAAGCCCTTTTGCTGCAGTGCGTGTCCATTTTCCTCAAAGTTCTTTTCAGCCTACAAAAGCCACTTCCGGAATGTTCACAGTGAAGACTTTGAAAATAGGATTCTCCTTAATTGTCCTTACTGTACTTTCAATGCGGACAAAAAGACTTTGGAAACgcacattaaaatatttcatgctCCAAACGCCAATACACCGAGTGGAGGCATCAGcacttttaaagataaaaacaaacatgatAGCCTTAAACCTAAGCAGGCTGACAGTGTAGAACAAGCTGTTTATTACTGTAAGAAGTGCACTTACCGCGATCCTCTGTATGAAATAGTTAGAAAGCACATTTACAGGGAACATTTTCAGCATGTTGCTGCTCCTTACGTAGCAAAGGGAGGTGAAAAGTCACTCAATGGTGCAGTTCCGTTAAGTTCCAGTACCCGAGAGGAGGGTAGTATTCACTGCAAAAGATGCCTTTTTATGCCGAAATCATATGAAGCTTTAGTACAGCATGTTATCGAAGACCATGAACGTATAGGATATCAGGTAACAGCAATGATAGGTCACACTAATGTAGTGGTTCCAAGATCTAAACCTTTGATGCTAATAGCTCCAAAACCACAGGATAAAAAGCCTATGGGACTCCCTCAGAGGATGGGTCCCCTTTCCCCTGGAAGCGTTCGATCTCTTTCGTCCCAGCAGATGATGAACAGACTCACTATACCAAAGCCTACATTAAATTCCGCAGGAGTGAATATGATGTCAAATGTTCACCTACAACAGAACAATTACGGAGTCAAATCAGTACCGCCAAGTTACGTTGGTCAGCCAGGGGGAAGGCTAAACTTAAGTGGTAACGCACCAGTTTCTATTCCACAACAATCGCAGACAATGAAACAGTTTTCAGCAAGTGGAAATGGAAGGCCTTATACTCTTGGAGGGGAGCAGCGATCACAGGCCTCAGCCAGATACTCTCTTCAGTCTGCCAATTCATCTTCTCTTTCGTCAGCTCAGTTGAAACAGACGTCATTATCACAGTCACAGGCAGCTTCGAGAGTATTAGGTCAGTCTGGCTCCAAATCTCCTGTAGCTGCTACAGGTCCTTCTGCTGTCAATACATCATCCACACAGAAGTGGAAAATCTGTACAATCTGTAATGAGCTGTTTCCTGAAAATGTGTATAGTGTCCACTTTGAAAAGGAGCACAAGGCTGAAAAGGTGCCTGCAGTAGCTAACtatataatgaaaatacacaatttCACTAGCAAGTGTCTATACTGTAATCGCTATTTACCCACTGATACATTGCTTAATCATATGTTAATACATGGTCTGTCTTGTCCGTATTGCCGTTCAACCTTCAATGATGTGGAAAAGATGGCTGCTCATATGCGAATGGTTCACGTTGATGAAGAAATGGGACCTAAAACCGATTCCACTCTAACGTTTGATTTGACGTTGCAGCAGGGTAGTCACACGAACATACATCTTCTCGTAACAACCTACAACCTGAGAGATGCTCCTGCTGAATCTGTAGCTTACCATGCTCAGAATACCCCCCCGGTTCCTCCAAAACCACAGCCGAAAATCCAGGAGAAGTCTGACGTACCTGTAAAAAGTTCTCCACAAGCAGCAGTTCCCTACAAAAAAGATGTGGGGAAAACTCTCTGTCCTCTGTGCTTTTCAATCCTAAAAGGACCCATCTCTGATGCACTTGCACATCATCTACGGGAGAGGCATCAAGTAATTCAGACGGTTCATCCAGTCGAGAAAAAGCTAACCTACAAATGCATCCATTGCCTTGGTGTATATACTAGTAACATGACTGCCTCAACTATCACACTGCACCTTGTTCACTGCAGAGGTGTTGGGAAGACACAGAATGGCCAGGACAAAGGCACGTCGTCATCTCGGCTAAGCCAGTCTCCAGCTGTCGCACCTGTGAAACGTACTTACGAACACATGGAATTCTCGCtaatgaagaagaggaaaatggatGACGATGACTCCCCCTCTGCCTTTGAGGAAAAGCCCGAAGAACCTGTAGTTCTAGCATTAGACCCCAAGGGTCATGAAGACGATTCCTATGAAgccaggaaaacatttcttacaaaatattttaataagcaaCCATATCCCACTAGGAGAGAGATCGAAAAGCTGGCTGCCAGTTTGTGGCTATGGAAATCTGATATTGCGTCTCATTTCAgtaacaaaaggaagaaatgtgttAGAGATTGTGAAAAATACAAACCTGGTGTGCTGCTTGGTTTCAATATGAAAGAGTTAAACAAAGTCAAACATGAAATGGATTTTGATGCTGAATGGCTGTTTGAAAACCACGATGAAAAGAATTCCAGAGTCAATGTTAGTAAGACTGttgataaaaaaataagcttgGAAAAAGACAATGAAAGTTCCTCAGACAGCTATGAAAATATAGAAGAGGAGTACAATGAAAGTGGCAGTCCGTTTGGTCAGCACATTTCTGACATGGGTGGGAAAACCTCTTCTGATAGCATAGCAGAGAACCCGGAGGACAGCATATCCAAGGAAATCATTGAAGAAAGTACACTGCAGTCTCCAGAGAAGTCTGATCAAAAACAAGAGGAAAGTGCTAAGTACGAAGAGattatttctgctgaagaacCAGCAAAACTGGTAGGTGATGTTTCAGATAGCGAAGGTGACCAGGATGATCAAGATGATGCTGTTGAATGGAAAGATGGAGCTTCACAGTCTGAAAGTGGGCCTGGTTCTCAGCAGGTTTCTGATTTTGAAGACAATACATCAGAAGTAAAGCCAGAAGTGTGGACGGATGAATCCTCCCAAAGTGAAGATGCCGGCAGCAGTAAACCGACAGTTGAGACAAAAGAGGGTGGATCTGAAAGTGATGAAGAGCAGTCAAAGTGGAAGAATCGTTCCTATGGAAAAGTAGAAGAGTTTTGGTCTAAGGACCAGTCGCAATGGAAAAATGCATCAGAGATTGAGGAGAGCTTGTCGAATCAGCAGATGGAATGGCAGAATAGCACAATTGACAGTGAGGATGGAGATCAGTTTGACAGCGTGACTGATGGAGTAGCAGAACCAATGCATAGCAGCTTAACTGGTGTGGAGCTGAGCAGCCAGCAAGCGTGA